A window of the Brassica oleracea var. oleracea cultivar TO1000 chromosome C1, BOL, whole genome shotgun sequence genome harbors these coding sequences:
- the LOC106341332 gene encoding protein RALF-like 22, with product MNSRAIYAVVAILAIVISAVDASGFGFGHSLDFVRTGSSTLFSGCEGSIAECIAEEEEMEFDSDISRRILAQKKYVSYGAMRKNSVPCSRRGASYYNCQRGAQANPYRRGCSTITRCRR from the coding sequence ATGAACTCTCGCGCCATCTACGCCGTCGTCGCGATTCTCGCCATCGTAATCTCAGCCGTCGACGCAAGCGGCTTCGGTTTCGGACACTCGCTTGATTTCGTAAGGACCGGATCTTCTACTCTCTTCTCTGGATGCGAAGGATCGATCGCTGAGTGCATCGCCGAGGAAGAGGAGATGGAGTTCGATTCGGATATCAGCAGGCGCATTTTAGCGCAGAAGAAGTACGTTAGCTACGGTGCGATGAGGAAGAACAGTGTGCCTTGCTCGCGCCGCGGAGCTTCGTATTACAACTGCCAGCGTGGCGCTCAGGCGAATCCTTACCGCCGTGGATGCAGCACCATCACGAGATGCAGGCGTTGA
- the LOC106302582 gene encoding uncharacterized protein LOC106302582, with protein sequence MIDYYQPVEINIVSAQDLDSINLLFRPTVYVSVSVTRGSRDKQVTPAAVCEKKLLRWNHRMKFYIEDDKVQRNESVFVFQIKVKKFYGSTKVVGKLFVPLMQLIHLNEEKTITEHTKIDYQVITESGKPKGCICLGFSFGSVFKGQISGCDSDSNVGVCEDCRLGAWGIIKDVPSAPCEDDIYA encoded by the coding sequence ATGATCGATTACTACCAACCAGTAGAGATTAACATAGTCTCGGCTCAAGATCTCGACTCCATAAACCTTTTGTTCAGACCAACCGTCTATGTTTCCGTCTCTGTAACACGTGGTTCACGTGACAAGCAAGTCACACCAGCTGCTGTTTGCGAGAAGAAACTCTTACGATGGAACCATCGTATGAAATTTTATATAGAAGACGACAAGGTTCAAAGGAATGAGTCAGTGTTTGTGTTTCAAATCAAGGTTAAGAAGTTTTACGGGTCTACAAAAGTTGTTGGAAAACTTTTCGTACCGTTAATGCAATTGATTCACTTGAATGAAGAGAAGACTATAACTGAGCATACCAAAATCGATTATCAGGTGATTACTGAGTCTGGAAAACCAAAGGGTTGTATATGTTTAGGGTTTAGTTTTGGGAGTGTTTTTAAGGGACAAATTAGCGGTTGTGACTCGGATAGTAATGTTGGGGTTTGTGAGGATTGTAGATTAGGAGCTTGGGGAATTATTAAAGATGTGCCATCTGCTCCTTGTGAAGACGATATCTATGCTTGA
- the LOC106332147 gene encoding acyl-CoA-binding domain-containing protein 4-like isoform X1: protein MAMARATSGPAYPERFYAAASYVGFDGSDSSAKHVSSKFSDDTSLILYALYQQATVGPCNTPKPSAWRPVEQSKWQSWQGLGTMPSIEAMRLFVKILEEENPSWYSRASNDIPDPVIDVQINQTTKEEPVVENGNSFSETKTVSAENGHLAETQDKDVVSEDPNTVFVYNQWTAPQTSGQRPKPRYEHGAAVIQDKMYIYGGNHNGRYLGDLHVLDLKSWTWSRVETKVATESEETSPTLLSPCAGHSLIPWDNKLLSIGGHTKNPSESMQVRVFDTHTCTWSMLKTYGKPPVSRGGQSVTVVGKTLVIFGGQDAKRSLLNDLHVLDLETMTWDEVDSIGVSPSPRSDHAAAVHAERYLLIFGGGSHATCFGDLHVLDLQTMEWSRPAQQGEAPTPRSGHAGVTIGENWFIVGGGDNKSGASESVVLNMSTLSWSVIASVEGCVPLASEGLSLVVSSYNGEDVLVAFGGYNGRYNNEINLLKPSHKSTLQQKTVEAPLPGSLSAVNNATTRDIESEVSQEGRVREIAMDNVSPGSKVEVNNEHIIATLKSEKEELEASLNKEKLQTQQLRQELSEAESRNTDLHKELQSDRGQLQAEQSRCFKLEVDVAELRQKLQTLETLQKELELLQRQKAASEQASTNAKRQSSGGVWGWLAGSPQEKDDDSP from the exons ATGGCTATGGCTAGGGCAACGTCTGGCCCCGCCTACCCTGAGAGATTCTACGCCGCCGCGTCTTACGTCGGCTTCGACGGATCTGACTCCTCGGCGAAACACGTCAGCTCGAAATTCTCCGACGACACTTCACTAATTCTCTACGCGCTCTACCAGCAG GCTACTGTAGGACCGTGCAACACTCCGAAACCTAGTGCGTGGAGACCAGTGGAGCAAAGCAAGTGGCAAAG TTGGCAGGGGCTTGGAACCATGCCTTCCATCGAGGCAATGCGTCTGTTTGTTAAAATTCTGGAG GAAGAAAATCCTAGCTGGTATTCGAGGGCATCTAATGATATTCCAGATCCTGTAATAGATGTCCAAATCAAT CAGACAACAAAAGAGGAGCCTGTTGTTGAGAATGGGAACTCCTTTAGCGAGACAAAGACAGTTTCTGCTGAGAATGGGCATTTGGCAGAAACTCAAGATAAAGATGTAGTCTCAGAAGACCCAAATACTGTTTTTGTATATAATCAGTGGACTGCACCCCAAACATCAGGTCAGCGGCCAAAACCCCGTTATGAG CATGGAGCAGCAGTTATTCAAGATAAGATGTATATATATGGTGGAAATCACAATGGCCGTTACCTTGGTGATCTTCAT GTTCTAGATTTAAAAAGTTGGACTTGGTCAAGAGTTGAAACCAAGGTTGCAACTGAATCAGAGGAAACCTCTCCAACACTACTATCTCCTTGTGCTGGTCATTCTTTG ATACCATGGGACAACAAATTGCTGTCTATCGGTGGTCATACTAAGAATCCCTCAGAATCTATGCAAG TGAGGGTCTTTGATACCCATACCTGTACATGGTCAATGTTGAAGACATATGGGAAACCACCG GTTTCACGTGGAGGCCAGTCAGTCACAGTCGTGGGTAAAACCTTGGTGATATTTGGTGGACAAGATGCAAAGAGATCACTTCTGAACGATTTGCATGTACTTGATTTAGAAACTATGACCTGGGATGAGGTAGATTCCAT AGGTGTATCTCCGTCTCCGAGGTCTGATCATGCTGCTGCAGTGCATGCAGAACGTTACCTTCTTATCTTTGGTGGGGGTTCACATGCTACCTGTTTTGGTGATCTGCATGTCCTTGATTTGCAGACT ATGGAGTGGTCAAGACCAGCACAACAAGGCGAGGCACCAACTCCCCGATCTGGACATGCTGGCGTGACAATTGGCGAAAACTGGTTTATCGTTGGTGGCGGTGATAACAAGAGTG GGGCATCTGAAAGTGTTGTACTAAACATGTCAACTCTTTCATGGTCGGTAATTGCTTCAGTTGAAGGATGTGTACCTCTAGCTAGCGAG GGATTAAGTTTAGTGGTGAGTTCATACAACGGTGAAGATGTACTAGTTGCTTTTGGTGGTTACAATGGACGTTACAACAATGAG ATTAATCTACTTAAACCAAGCCACAAATCAACACTGCAACAAAAGACTGTAGAAGCGCCTTTGCCAGGTAGTCTTTCTGCTGTTAACAACGCCACAACCAGAGATATCGAGTCAGAGGTGAGCCAAGAAGGCAGAGTACGGGAAATTGCCATGGACAATGTTAGCCCTGGATCAAAG GTTGAAGTAAACAATGAACACATTATTGCGACTCTTAAATCGGAGAAGGAAGAACTGGAGGCATCACTGAACAAGGAGAAGTTGCAGACTCAACAACTAAGGCAAGAGTTATCAGAAGCCGAATCACGAAATACAGATTTGCACAAG GAACTTCAGTCTGATCGTGGCCAGCTGCAAGCGGAACAATCAAGATGTTTTAAACTTGAG GTTGATGTTGCAGAGCTAAGGCAAAAGCTTCAAACGTTGGAAACACTACAAAAGGAACTTGAACTCCTCCAACGCCAAAAGGCTGCCTCTGAACAAGCATCAACGAACGCTAAACGTCAGAGCTCCGGTGGTGTCTGGGGCTGGCTCGCTGGAAGCCCTCAGGAGAAGGATGATGATTCGCCATAA
- the LOC106332147 gene encoding acyl-CoA-binding domain-containing protein 4-like isoform X2 has protein sequence MAMARATSGPAYPERFYAAASYVGFDGSDSSAKHVSSKFSDDTSLILYALYQQATVGPCNTPKPSAWRPVEQSKWQSWQGLGTMPSIEAMRLFVKILEEENPSWYSRASNDIPDPVIDVQINTTKEEPVVENGNSFSETKTVSAENGHLAETQDKDVVSEDPNTVFVYNQWTAPQTSGQRPKPRYEHGAAVIQDKMYIYGGNHNGRYLGDLHVLDLKSWTWSRVETKVATESEETSPTLLSPCAGHSLIPWDNKLLSIGGHTKNPSESMQVRVFDTHTCTWSMLKTYGKPPVSRGGQSVTVVGKTLVIFGGQDAKRSLLNDLHVLDLETMTWDEVDSIGVSPSPRSDHAAAVHAERYLLIFGGGSHATCFGDLHVLDLQTMEWSRPAQQGEAPTPRSGHAGVTIGENWFIVGGGDNKSGASESVVLNMSTLSWSVIASVEGCVPLASEGLSLVVSSYNGEDVLVAFGGYNGRYNNEINLLKPSHKSTLQQKTVEAPLPGSLSAVNNATTRDIESEVSQEGRVREIAMDNVSPGSKVEVNNEHIIATLKSEKEELEASLNKEKLQTQQLRQELSEAESRNTDLHKELQSDRGQLQAEQSRCFKLEVDVAELRQKLQTLETLQKELELLQRQKAASEQASTNAKRQSSGGVWGWLAGSPQEKDDDSP, from the exons ATGGCTATGGCTAGGGCAACGTCTGGCCCCGCCTACCCTGAGAGATTCTACGCCGCCGCGTCTTACGTCGGCTTCGACGGATCTGACTCCTCGGCGAAACACGTCAGCTCGAAATTCTCCGACGACACTTCACTAATTCTCTACGCGCTCTACCAGCAG GCTACTGTAGGACCGTGCAACACTCCGAAACCTAGTGCGTGGAGACCAGTGGAGCAAAGCAAGTGGCAAAG TTGGCAGGGGCTTGGAACCATGCCTTCCATCGAGGCAATGCGTCTGTTTGTTAAAATTCTGGAG GAAGAAAATCCTAGCTGGTATTCGAGGGCATCTAATGATATTCCAGATCCTGTAATAGATGTCCAAATCAAT ACAACAAAAGAGGAGCCTGTTGTTGAGAATGGGAACTCCTTTAGCGAGACAAAGACAGTTTCTGCTGAGAATGGGCATTTGGCAGAAACTCAAGATAAAGATGTAGTCTCAGAAGACCCAAATACTGTTTTTGTATATAATCAGTGGACTGCACCCCAAACATCAGGTCAGCGGCCAAAACCCCGTTATGAG CATGGAGCAGCAGTTATTCAAGATAAGATGTATATATATGGTGGAAATCACAATGGCCGTTACCTTGGTGATCTTCAT GTTCTAGATTTAAAAAGTTGGACTTGGTCAAGAGTTGAAACCAAGGTTGCAACTGAATCAGAGGAAACCTCTCCAACACTACTATCTCCTTGTGCTGGTCATTCTTTG ATACCATGGGACAACAAATTGCTGTCTATCGGTGGTCATACTAAGAATCCCTCAGAATCTATGCAAG TGAGGGTCTTTGATACCCATACCTGTACATGGTCAATGTTGAAGACATATGGGAAACCACCG GTTTCACGTGGAGGCCAGTCAGTCACAGTCGTGGGTAAAACCTTGGTGATATTTGGTGGACAAGATGCAAAGAGATCACTTCTGAACGATTTGCATGTACTTGATTTAGAAACTATGACCTGGGATGAGGTAGATTCCAT AGGTGTATCTCCGTCTCCGAGGTCTGATCATGCTGCTGCAGTGCATGCAGAACGTTACCTTCTTATCTTTGGTGGGGGTTCACATGCTACCTGTTTTGGTGATCTGCATGTCCTTGATTTGCAGACT ATGGAGTGGTCAAGACCAGCACAACAAGGCGAGGCACCAACTCCCCGATCTGGACATGCTGGCGTGACAATTGGCGAAAACTGGTTTATCGTTGGTGGCGGTGATAACAAGAGTG GGGCATCTGAAAGTGTTGTACTAAACATGTCAACTCTTTCATGGTCGGTAATTGCTTCAGTTGAAGGATGTGTACCTCTAGCTAGCGAG GGATTAAGTTTAGTGGTGAGTTCATACAACGGTGAAGATGTACTAGTTGCTTTTGGTGGTTACAATGGACGTTACAACAATGAG ATTAATCTACTTAAACCAAGCCACAAATCAACACTGCAACAAAAGACTGTAGAAGCGCCTTTGCCAGGTAGTCTTTCTGCTGTTAACAACGCCACAACCAGAGATATCGAGTCAGAGGTGAGCCAAGAAGGCAGAGTACGGGAAATTGCCATGGACAATGTTAGCCCTGGATCAAAG GTTGAAGTAAACAATGAACACATTATTGCGACTCTTAAATCGGAGAAGGAAGAACTGGAGGCATCACTGAACAAGGAGAAGTTGCAGACTCAACAACTAAGGCAAGAGTTATCAGAAGCCGAATCACGAAATACAGATTTGCACAAG GAACTTCAGTCTGATCGTGGCCAGCTGCAAGCGGAACAATCAAGATGTTTTAAACTTGAG GTTGATGTTGCAGAGCTAAGGCAAAAGCTTCAAACGTTGGAAACACTACAAAAGGAACTTGAACTCCTCCAACGCCAAAAGGCTGCCTCTGAACAAGCATCAACGAACGCTAAACGTCAGAGCTCCGGTGGTGTCTGGGGCTGGCTCGCTGGAAGCCCTCAGGAGAAGGATGATGATTCGCCATAA